The following proteins come from a genomic window of Megalobrama amblycephala isolate DHTTF-2021 linkage group LG1, ASM1881202v1, whole genome shotgun sequence:
- the LOC125275246 gene encoding zinc finger protein 883-like, translating into MHSEHQEELKSVKTEFIEDDSENRTDPEPCRVKQEDTEEPRDLIKENEEREELNEVEEKHHVITEEKSSSCPQGEKKFPNKPNLKRHMRVHSGERPYTCDQCGSTFTAAHVLKQHQRIHTGEKPYKCSICDKRFSRSSNLKRHEEMHSREKPHTCEQCGNNFAQANGLKLYKCPHSEERPFKCDQCVKTFYRAEHLKIHMKVHSKEKPHMCSLCGKSFSQLEYFKTHQKRHSVVRDYMCFDCGKTFITSSILKQHQRIHTGEKPYKCSHCDKRFTLSSHLKSHKRVHSGEKPHTCDQCGKSFTYANTLKLHLRSHSGERPFNCDQCGKSFVSSSTLKIHLSVHTKEKPHVCSLCGKSFAHMSGLKVHQKIHSGVKDHVCNDCRKTFTTSSGLIRHQRIHTGEKPYKCSYCEKSFNRSGTLKRHERIHTGEKPYKCSHCDKSFSLSEQLKKHQRTHAGEKTYKCSYCDKSFNRSGTLKKHQQTHAGEKTYMCSHCDKSFNRSGTLKKHERTHAGEKPYKCSYCDKSFSLSEQLKKHQRTHAGEKTYKCSYCDKSFNRSGTLKRHERIHEGEKTSHCDKRFRRSGNLRRLTLEKRRTLDQCGKRFCRSGSLLRHTKIRCGVVLANIEALPTLL; encoded by the coding sequence acCTGATTAAAGAAAACGAGGAGAGAGAAGAACTAAatgaagtggaggagaaacatcatgtCATAACTGAAGAAAAATCTTCAAGTTGCCCTCAGGGTGAAAAAAAATTCCCAAACAAACCAAATCTCAAAcgtcacatgagagttcatagtGGCGAGAGGCCgtacacatgtgatcagtgtgggagtACTTTTACTGCAGCTCACGTATTGAAGCAGCAccagaggatccacactggagaaaaaccttacaagtgttcaatctgtgacaagagattcagtcgtTCATCAAATCTGAAAAGACATGAGGAAATGCACAGCCgagagaagccgcacacgtGTGAACAGTGTGGTAATAATTTTGCACAAGCAAACGGTCTTAAACTATATAAATGCCCTCACTCTGAAGAAAGACCATTTAAGTGTGATCAGTgcgttaaaacattttatagagCAGAACACCTGAAGATCCACATGAAAGTCCATTCAAAGGAGAAGCCTCACATGTGCTctctgtgtggaaagagtttttcacagctggaatattttaaaacacaccAGAAAAGACACAGTGTTGTGAGGGATTATATGTGTTTTGATTGTGGGAAGACCTTTATTACATCTTCCATATTGAAACAGCACCAgaggatccacaccggagagaaaccttacaagtgttcacactgtgacaagagattcactTTGTCCAGTCATCTGAAATCACATAAGAGGGTCCACtctggagagaagccgcacacgtgtgatcaatgtgggaagagcttcacaTATGCAAACACTCTTAAATTGCATCTGCGTTCTCACTCTGGAGAGAGACCGTTTAACTGTGATCAGTGCGGTAAATCATTCGTTTCATCATCAACCCTGAAGATCCACCTGAGTGTCCATACGAAGGAGAAGCCTCACGTGTGCtctttgtgtggaaagagttttgctCATATGAGTGGTTTAAAAGTACACCAGAAAATTCACAGCGGTGTGAAGGATCATGTGTGCAATGATTGTCGGAAGACCTTTACTACATCTTCCGGATTGATACGGCACcaaagaattcacactggagagaaaccttacaagtgttcgtACTGCGAGAAGAGCTTCAATCGGTCAGGAACtctgaaaagacatgagaggatccacactggagaaaaaccttacaagtgttcgcACTGTGACAAGAGCTTCAGTCTGTCAGAACAACTGAAAAAACATCAGCGGACTCACGCTGGAGAAAAAACTTACAAGTGTTCATACTGTGACAAGAGCTTCAATCGGTCAGGAACTCTGAAAAAACATCAGCAGACTCACGCTGGAGAAAAAACTTAcatgtgttcacactgtgacaagagctTCAATCGGTCAGGAACTCTGAAAAAACATGAGCGGACTCAcgctggagaaaaaccttacaagtgttcctACTGTGACAAGAGCTTCAGTCTGTCAGAACAACTGAAAAAACATCAGCGGACTCACGCTGGAGAAAAAACTTACAAGTGTTCATACTGTGACAAGAGCTTCAATCGGTCAGGAACTCTAAAAcgacatgagaggatccacgaAGGAGAAAAAacttcacactgtgacaagagattcaggcGATCAGGAAACCTGAGAAGACTCACGCTGGAGAAACGTCGCACActtgatcagtgtgggaagaggtTTTGTCGTTCAGGTTCTCTACTGCGACACACTAAAATCAGATGTGGTGTAGTGTTGGCGAACATTGAGGCACTGCCTACACTGCTCTGA
- the LOC125275231 gene encoding zinc finger protein 431-like — protein MLQFNFFFSFISDLMEDSEESEELSEVEENHEKPGEKPLSLSKNKKTFLKGRRAKKSFTCTQCGKSFPYEKHLEIHMRVHIGEKPFTCTQCGKSYMRSSQLNRHVMIHTGEKPFSCDQCGKSFSEKQSLEIHTRIHTGEKPFTCDQCGKKFPRASDLKRHLTVHTKEKPHSCSVCGKSFSLLGNLKVHQKIHTGVREYMCFECEKTFITADGLKQHQIIHTGEKPYKCSHCDKRFNRSESLKAHEMIHTGEKPYKCLYCDKSFSLSSHLKRHETIHTGEKPFKCSHCDKRFNRSESLKAHERIHTGEKPYKCLYCDKSFSLSSHLKKHERIHTGEKLYKCLYCDKSFSLSSHLKRHETIHTGEKPFKCSHCDKRFNLSSSLKTHERIHTGEKPHSCDQCGKSFAFKSYLRLHMRTHAVNKLYHCYLCGENFSQLSSLFTHTKNNHSLKSRTTKKHLDEEDSGNMNDPGACRMKHTEDTEEQRDLMDVNKKGKTEAKKSVTCPQCQKLFTCKSSLKNHMMIHNGEKPYTCDQCGKSFSFKGNFKRHMRMHSGERPYTCDQCGNSFPCKRNLRIHMRIHTGERPYTCDQCGKSFTQSSTLKSHLAIHSEEKPFNCGQCGKRFNWASDLKKHLKIHTKENICS, from the exons ATGTTgcaatttaacttttttttttctttcatttcagacCTGATGGAAGACAgcgaggagagtgaagaactgagtgaagtggaagAGAATCATGaaaaacctggagaaaaacctttgagtctctcaaagaataaaaagacatttttaaagggaagaagagccaagaaatctttcacctgcactcagtgtggaaagagtttcccaTATGAGAAACATCTTgagattcacatgagagttcatattGGAGAAAAACCGTTCACATGCACTCAGTGCGGGAAGAGTTACATGCGATCATCACAGCTTAACAGGCACGTGAtgatccacaccggagagaagccgttctcatgtgatcagtgtggaaagagtttctcagaaaaacaaagtCTTGAAATCCACAcaagaattcatactggagagaagccgttcacatgtgatcagtgtgggaaaaAATTTCCTAGAGCATCAGACCTGAAGAGACACCTGACAGTTCATacgaaggagaagccacattcatgttctgtgtgtggaaagagtttctcactGCTGGGAAATTTAAAAGTACATCAGAAaatacacactggtgtgagagagtacatgtgctttgagtgtgagaagacttttattaCAGCAGACGGTTTAAAACAGCACCAGataatccacactggagaaaaaccttacaagtgttcacactgtgacaagagattcaatcgGTCAGAAAGCCTGAAAGcacatgagatgatccacactggagaaaaaccataCAAGTGTTTGTACTGCGACAAGAGCTTCAGTCTGTCATCACATCTGAAAAGACATGAGacaatccacactggagagaaaccttttaagtgttcacactgtgacaagagattcaatcgGTCAGAAAGCCTGAAagcacatgagaggatccacactggagaaaaaccgtaCAAGTGTTTGTACTGCGACAAGAGCTTCAGTCTGTCATCACATCTGAAAaaacatgagaggatccacactggagaaaaactgtaCAAGTGTTTGTACTGTGACAAGAGCTTCAGTCTGTCATCACATCTGAAAAGACATGAGacaatccacactggagagaaaccttttaagtgttcacactgtgacaagagatttaatctgtcatcatctctgaaaacacatgagaggatccacactggagagaagccgcactcgtgtgatcagtgtggaaagagttttgctTTTAAAAGCTATCTTAGGCTACACATGAGGACCCATGCAGTGAATAAACTATATCACTGCTATCTCTGCGGGGAGAATTTCTCACAGTTATCTTCTTTATTCACTCATACGAAGAACAATCACAGTCTGAAGTCACG AACTACCAAAAAGCATCTGGACGAAGAGGACAGTGGGAACATGAATGATCCAGGAGCCTGccgaatgaaacacactgaagatactgaagaacaaagag aCCTGATGGACGTGAACAAGAAAGGAAAAACAGAAGCTAAAAAATCTGTCACCTGCCCTCAGTGTCAAAAACTATTCACATGTAAATCAAGCcttaaa AATCACATGATGATCCACAacggagagaaaccttacaccTGTGATCAGTGCGGGAAGAGTTTCTCATTTAAAGGAAACTTTAAGAGACACATGAGGATGCACAGTGGAGAAAGACCATACacctgtgatcagtgtgggaataGTTTCCCATGTAAACGAAACCTTAGgattcacatgaggatccacaccggagagagACCTTACACCTGTGATCAATGCGGGAAGAGTTTCACTCAGTCTTCCACTCTGAAATCACATCTGGCCATTCATTCTGAAGAAAAACCATTTAACTGTGGTCAGTGTGGTAAACGGTTTAACTGGGCATCAGACCTGAAGAAACACCTGAAGATTCACACAAAGGAGAATATTTGTTCGTAA